TTCCACCTCTTGGGACAGGCGCAGCATCGCCGCAACCGCACCACCGGAAGACACGCCACAGAAAATGCCCTCTTCGCGGGCAAGGCGGCGGGTGATGTCTTCGGCTTCCTGCTGCGACATGTCGACCACGCGATCCACGCGGCTGGCGTCGAAGATTTTCGGCAGGTATTCCTCCGGCCAGCGGCGGATGCCAGGAATGGCCGAGCCTTCCATCGGCTGCAGGCCGACGATCTGCACCGCTGGGTTCTGCTCTTTGAGGTACTGCGAGCAGCCCATGATGGTGCCGGTGGTCCCCATGGAGCTGACGAAATGGGTGATGGTGCCCTGGGTCTGCTGCCAGATCTCCGGGCCCGTGCTGTTGTAATGGGCGATCGGGTTGTCGCCATTGGCGAACTGGTCGAGCACCAGACCGCGGCCCTCGGCCTGCAGCTTCTCGGCCAGGTCACGGGCACCTTCCATGCCTTCTTCCTTGGTCACCAGGATCAACTCGGCGCCGTAGGCCGTCATGGCGGACTTGCGTTCGGCGGTGGCGTTGTCCGGCATGATCAGGATCATTTTGTAACCTTTGATCGCTGCCGCCATCGCCAAGGCAATGCCGGTGTTGCCGGAGGTCGCCTCGATCAACGTGTCACCGGGCTTGATCTGGCCGCGCAGTTCGGCGCGGGTGATCATCGACAGCGCCGGGCGGTCCTTGACCGAACCGGCGGGATTGTTGCCTTCGAGCTTGAGCAAGAGCGTGTTGCTGGTGTCTCCGGCAATGCGCTGCAGGCGAACCAGGGGCGTATTGCCGACGCAATCGGCGATGGTTGGGTACTGCAAGGTCATGGCGTATTTCACAATCCGGACGGCAGGGGCGCCTATCATACCGGCAATCCTTTCCCGGCCATATCACGCAATCTGTGGTGCATATAGCTACAAGCTATAAGTGGCCGATTTCAGCCCATTACCGCCCTGTTCGCGCGCCGCGGGCTCATGCACCGGCAGGCGCATCCACAAGCGCAGCCCACGCTTGCCATTCTCCGCCCACAGCGTCCCGCCCTGGCGTTGGATAGCGCTGCGCGCAATGCTCAAGCCCAGCCCGAAACCACCATCCCCCGGCCGCGAACCGTCCAGCCGCGAGAACGGCGCGAAGATCCGCTCCAGGTCCTCTTCTGCCACGCCACCGCCTTCATCTTCCAACCATAGCCACCAATGGTTGCCCTCACGCTGCCCGCCGAGCCGCACCAGCCCGTTGGCCGGCGAGTGACGGATGGCATTGCGCAGCATGTTCTCCAGCGCTTGGGCCAGGTGATTGAGGTTGCCCTGCACCCAACAACTGGCGGGCAGTTCGCAGCGCAGGCGCTCGGGTGACCAGCCGCTTTCGTAACTGGCGTCCTCGGCGAGCAGGTCCCATAACGCCTGAACCTGGATGGGCTCAAGGTTCATCGGCGCGCGCTCGGCGTCCTGCCAGGCCAACTGCAAGGTGCCCTCGACCAACTGCTGCATGCAATCCACCTCACGCGCCAGGCGTTCGCGCAGGCGCTGCAAGTCAGTTTCGCCATCGCAGGCCACGCGCAGCCGGCTCAGCGGCGTGCGCATTTCGTGGGACAGGTCGCGCAACATCTGCTGTTGCATGGCCACCGTACCCTGCAACCGCTCGGCCATCTGGTCGAACGCGCGGGCCAGCTCACCGAGTTCGTCATGCCGAGCAATGGTGCGCGAATCGAGGCGGGCCGACAGCTGGTCGGCCCGCCAGGCATTGGCCTGCTCACGCAACTGGTTGAGCGGCATGATCAACATGCGGTACAGGCCCACGCACAACAGCAAGGTGAACAGGCCGGGGATGATGCCGTTGGTCACCACCCGCCACAGCACGCGGTATTGCCCTGGGTTGAGGCGCTCGGGCAGCTCGATCACCAGCATGCCCTGCTCTGGCGCCCCCGGGAATGGGATACGCACCCAAGGCTGGTCGACGCTACGTCGGCTCATGGGCCAGTCGACACCGCGCAGGCGCGTCAGACGCCGCATGATGTCGGGGTGCAGGGTGGCGCTATCGAGCGGGCGCAAGTTGCTGTCCAGCACCCCCACCCAACCGCGCTCGCGCTGATGCATGGCCTGCACCCAGCGGTCCAGCCCCACTTGCCCGTCGCTGCGCCAGGCCTGCTCGGCCTCAGCCGCGTAACCGCGCAGCAACTGGCGCGCCGGCTCGGAAAGAAAGGCGTTCTGGGTTTCCATGTGCCGGCCCCAGGTGTAGCTCAGGCCGATCATCAGCAGGCAGAAGCCCACCAGCAGGATGGCCAGCTTCCAGAACAGCGAATGACGGTCGAGCATGGCTTACTCTATCTCGCTGGCGCTGAGCACGTAGCCCTTGCCCCAGACCGTGCGGATCTGCCGCTCCTGGTAGCCGATGCCCTTGAGCTTGCGGCGGATCTGGCTGACGTGCATGTCCAGGCTGCGATCATGGCGCGAGTAACCACGCTGCAAAACCTGCTGATAAAGGAAGGGCTTGCTCAGCACCTCCTCCAGGTTGCGGTTGAGGATCTCGAGCAAGCGATATTCGCTGGGCGTAAGGCCTGCCAGCCGCCCCTCGAGCCTGACATCGCTGAGCCCTTCGTCGAACTGCAACTCCCCGGCAGCGGCGTCCTGCTGCGGCTGATGACGCCGTTCCAGGGCCACGCGCCGCAGGATAGCCTCGATGCGCACCTGCAGTTCGGCCATGCTGAAGGGCTTGGGCAGGTAGTCGTCGGCGCCGCGCTGAAAACCGCTGATGCGGTCGGCCTCGGCGCCCAGCGCCGACATCAGGATCACCGGTGTGGCACTGCGCTGGCGTAGCTGGGCCAGTGCATCCAGGCCATTGAGCCCTGGTAGCAGAATGTCCATGAGCACCACATCGAATGCCTGACGGCCGGCCGTTTCCAGGCCTTCAAGCCCATTGCGGCACCAGGTCACCTGGAAGCCGCCACGCTGCAGCTCTTCGTACAGATAAGCGCCCAGTACCGGGTCATCCTCGATGGCGAGAATAGTGGAGGTGTGAATAGCTACGGGATTCATTGGCAACTGCCATGCATTCTCAATTGCGCAATTATTGAGCATCCGCTCCGCTCTAAGCAACCGCCCTGCGACCAATGCCTCGACAAGGCCACGAAAAGACTGACAAATGGGTGCAATAGCCGAGCAGGCGGAGTAACTTTCCGGCTTGGTCCGTCACGCGGTTGACGGCGTCCAGGCACATGACAGGAGGCAAGTGTGCTCGATCGTTTGGGAATCAGAAGCCGGGTCCTGCTACTGGCCCTGCTGCCTGCCGGCCTGATGGCGCTGGTACTGGGCAGTTATTTCACCTGGTTGCAGCAAAGCGATTTGCGTACCCAGTTACTGCAACGGGGCAAAATGATCGCCGAGCAGCTGGCGCCACTGGCCGCGCCTGCCATGGCCAAGTTGGCCCCTGCACAGCTGGAACGGATTGCCGCGCAGACTCTGGAGCAGACAGATGTGCGCGCCGTCGCCTTTCTTGCCCCGGACCGCACGCGCCTGGCCCATGCCGGCCCCAGCATGCTCAACCAGCCGCCAAGCGGCGGCACCGGCACGCAACTGTTGCAACGCTCCGGCAATGATGCCACCCGCTACCTGATGCCGGTCTTCGGCCACCACCGCGACCTGGCCACCGACGCCGTGCCGGCCGAGGCCGAGCGCCTGCTGGGCTGGGTCGAAATCGAACTGTCGCATGACGGCACCCTGCTGCGCGGCTACCGTAACCTGTTCACCAGCCTGCTGCTGATTCTCGCCTGCCTGGCCCTCAGTGGCCTGCTTGCACTGCGCATGAGCCGCGCCATCAATGACCCGATCAAACGCATCAAGCATGCGGTCAATCAGCTCAAGGACGGCCACCTGGACGAACGCCTGCCGGCCATGGGCAGCCATGAACTGGACGAGCTGGGCCGCGGCATCAACCGCATGGCCGAGACCCTGCACAGCGCCCACGAAGAACTGCAGCACAGCATCGACCAAGCTACCGAGGACGTGCGCCAGAACCTGGAGACCATCGAGATCCAGAACATCGAGCTGGACATGGCCCGCAAGGAAGCCCTGGAGGCCAGCCGGATCAAGTCCGAGTTCCTGGCCAACATGAGCCACGAGATCCGCACCCCGCTCAACGGCATCCTCGGCTTCACCCACCTGCTGCAGAAAAGCGAGCTGACGCCGCGCCAGCTGGACTACCTGAGCACCATCGAGAAGTCCGCCGACAACCTGCTGGGGATCATCAACGAGATCCTCGATTTCTCCAAGATCGAGGCCGGCAAGCTGGTGCTCGACAGCATTCCGTTCAACCTGCGCGACCTGGTCCAGGACACCCTGACCATCCTCGCGCCTGCCGCGCACGCCAAGCAGCTCGAACTGCTCAGCCTGATCTACCGTGACACCCCGTCCTCGCTGGTCGGCGACCCGCTGCGGCTCAAGCAGATCCTCACCAACCTGGTGAGCAACGCCATCAAGTTCACCCGCGAAGGCACCATCGTCGTGCGTGCCATGCTTGAGGACGAACACGAAGACAGCGCGCAGCTTCGCATCAGCGTGCAGGACACCGGTATCGGCCTGTCACCGCAGGATGTGCGCACGCTGTTCCAGGCGTTCAGCCAGGCTGACAACTCGCTGGCGCGCCAGCCCGGCGGCACCGGCCTGGGCCTGGTGATTTCCAAGCGCCTGATCGAGCAGATGGGCGGTGAGATTGGCGTCGACAGCACGCCGGGCGAAGGCTCGCAGTTCTGGATCAGCCTCAACCTGCCCAAGGCGCACGACGATGCCGAGGAGCTGCCGCTGCAACCGCTGCTGGGGCGCCGCGCCGCCATCGTCGACAGCCATGAGCTGGCGCGCCAGGCGCTGGAGCACCAGCTTGAAGACTGCGGCCTGAGCGTCAGCCTGTTCGCATCTTTCGATCAGTTGCTGCATGCCGTGCAGGCCGCCCACCAGGTCGGCCACCCGTTCGACTTCGCAGTGCTCGGCGCCAACCTGGGCAACCTGACCCCAGAGCAGCTCGGCGAGTACCACCAGCAACTGGAGCGCTACCAATGCCAATGCGTGGTGCTGTGCCCGACCACCGAGCAGGCGCTGTACCACCCGTACCTGCCCAATGGGCATGGCCAGTTACTGTCCAAACCGACCTGTACGCGCAAGTTGCGCCGGCTGTTGCTGGAGCTGGTCCAGCCGCGTCGCCCGCTGGGCGAGCCGAACACCCAGAGCGGCCAGCGCCAGCCCAAGATTCTGTGCGTCGATGACAATGCGGCCAACCTGCTGCTGGTACAGACCCTGCTCGAAGACCTCGGTGCCGAGGTGCTGGCCGTCGACAACGGCCATGCAGCGGTACAAGCGGTGCAGGACGAGCCTTTCGACCTGGTGCTGATGGATGTGCAGATGCCAGGCATGGACGGCCGCGCCTGCACCGAGCAGATTCGCCTGTGGGAAAGCGCCCAGAGCGGCAGCCCGCTGCCGATCGTCGCCCTCACCGCCCATGCCATGGCCAATGAAAAACGCGCCCTGCTGCATGCCGGCATGGACGACTACCTGACCAAACCGATCAGCGAGCGGCAGTTGGCCCAGGTGGTGATGAAGTGGACCGGCCTGAGCCTTGGCATGCCACAGCAGGAGCGCCTGTCGGAGCAACTGGCCAACGGCGACGAACTCAAGGTACTCGACCCCGAGGAAGGCTTGCGCCTGGCCGCCGGCAAGCCCGACCTGGCTGCCGACATGCTGGCCATGCTGTTGGCGTCGCTTGAGTCCGATCGCGAGGCGATACGTACCGCGCGCGCGGCAGGCGATAGCACCACGCTGATCGAACAGGTACACCGCCTCAACGGTGCCTCACGCTACTGCGGCGTGCCGCAACTGCGGGCAGCGTGCCAACGTAGCGAGACCTTGCTCAAACAGGAGCATCCGCATGCGCAGCAGGCACTGGATGAGCTGGACGGCGCGATCAGCCGGCTCGCATCACAGGCGCACATCAACGCCTGACAGGCCCCCGACTACAATCCCCAGACCCTCGCAAAGGAAGCCCGACCATGCGCGCCCTGTTGTTCAGCAGCCAGCACTACGACCAGGAAAGCTTCACCCAGGCCGCCGCCGGCAACGCGCTGGAACTGCACTTCCAGCCGGCGCGGCTTACCCAGGACACCGCGCCCCTTGCCAGTGGCTACGAGGTCGTCTGCGCCTTCATCAACGATGAGCTCGACGCCCAGGTGCTGACGCGCCTGGCCGCAGGCGGCACACGCCTGATCGCCCTGCGTTCGGCAGGCTATAACCATGTCGACCTCAACGCCGCCCAACGCCTGGGCCTGGCCGTGGTGCGGGTACCGGCCTATTCGCCACACGCCGTGGCCGAGCACGCCGTGGCACTGATCCTCGCCCTCAACCGGCGCCTGCACCGGGCCTACAACCGCACCCGCGAAGGCGATTTCACCCTGCATGGCCTGACCGGCTTCGACCTGCACGGCAAGACCGTGGGCGTGGTCGGCACCGGCCAGATCGGCGCTGCCTTCGCCCGCATCATGGCCGGCTTCGGCTGCCAGTTGCTGGCCTACGACCCCTACCCCAACCCGGAACTGCTAGCCCTCGGCGCCCGCTACCTGCCCCTGCCCGAGCTGCTGCGCGAGGCGCGCATCATCAGCCTGCATTGCCCGCTGACCGAGCATACCCGGCACCTGATCAACGCGCAGAGCCTCGCCCAACTGCAACCTGGGGCGATGCTGATCAACACTGGCCGTGGCGCCCTGGTCGACACCCCGGCACTGATCGACGCACTCAAGAGCGGGCAGCTCGGCTACCTGGGTCTGGATGTTTACGAAGAAGAAGCGCAACTGTTTTTTGAAGACCGCTCAGACCTGCCACTGCAAGACGATGTGCTGGCCCGGCTGCTGACCTTCCCCAACGTGATCATCACCGCCCACCAGGCCTTTCTAACCCGCGAAGCCCTGGACGCCATCGCCACCACCACTCTGGACAACATCAACCGCTGGATGGCAGGCAATCCACAGAATCTGGTATTGGGTTAATGCTAGGATACGCGGCATTTCTGGAGGACCCATGGTCGAGCACGATTTCCGCTACACCCTATTCAACCCGCAACACACCCTGATCGAGTGCCGCGCCCTGGTACCCGGCCGCTATCAGGTGACCGGCAACGGCGGTTCGATGCACAAGGGCGATACCCTGCTGGTAACCCTGAAGGGCAGCAAGGACTTGTCCATGCGCTTGGCCGTGGAAAGCGTGCGACACCTGATCAACCCACGCGGCCAATGGGTCGCCGTGGCTAGCGGCCCGGTATTCAACGAACTGGAGATCCTCACCTGGCAGGTCGAATGCGACCAGTGCGACGCGGTGCTGGATTTCGAATTCGCGGTGGACGCCAAACTGGGCAAGAAAGCCCGTCAGCCGGCGGCCAGCGCACGTATCGCTGAACTGGGCTGGGCCAGCCGTGGCGAGAAGCACCTGTGCCCGCGTTGCCAGGAGAGCGCTGCGTGAAAAATCTGCTGACCGGCGTGCTGATTGCCACCGGCCTGCTCGGCTGCGCCGCGCAACCGTCGAAGCTGCAGCAGGAGCGCAGTTATGTGCTGGAGTGGATTGGCGAACGCCCGCTGATTGACTACAGCCACCTCACCTTGACCTTGGCCAGCGATGGCCGCGCTTATGGCAATGGCGGCTGCAACCACTGGTTTGCGCCGTATACGCTGGAGGGCGAGCAACTGAGCTTCGGCAAGGTCGGCAAGACCCGCAAGCTGTGCGCACCGGCATTGATGGAGCAGGAAAAACGCTTCTTGCAGGCACTGGAGACGGTGCAGCGCTGGGATGTGTCGCCGGTGGAGCAGATGCGCTTCTGGCCGGCCGAGGGCAAGCCGTTGCGGTTCTGGCCCGAGGAAGGCTGAGGACTGCGCAGCCCGCTCCCACAGGAATCCCGCAGTATTCGATGCTGCGGTGATTCTGTGGAAGCGGGCTTACCCGCGAAAGGGCTTCCTGTTACATCAAGCGCCCTTCAGGGCCTTGATCTTGGCCTGTAGCCCTTCCAGCGTCTGCTCGCCCATCAACTGCTCACGCACCTTGCCCTTGTCATCGATGATGTAGGTCACCGGCAGCGCCTCGCTGCGCGGCAGCTCATAGCGCTCGGCCGGGTCCTGCGCCAGCACGGTAAACCCGATGCCCAAGGTCTCGGATGCCTGCTTGAGGTCCGCGCCTTGCAAGCCATCGAAGTTCACCCCAACCACCTTGATACCCTCGGCCGCCCATTGCTTGGCCGCCGCGTTCAGTTCAGGGATTTCGGTACGGCACGGCCCGCACCATTCTGCCCAGTAGTTGAGCACCAGCCAGTGCCCTTCGATCTGTTCGGCCTTTACTGTATTGCCGTGTTGGTCCACGCCGTAATCGGCACCGCAACCACCGAGCAAAAGGCTCGCGGTGATGGCCAGTACTGCTGCCAGACGCCTTGCCATGGGTCAATCCTTCTCGAAGTTTCAAGCAAATGGTTCAGTCGCTGCGGTTAGAATAGCCGCCACAACCAGCTGGATGCGACCCGACATGACTGACCTGACGCTCTATCATAACCCGCGCTGCTCGAAATCCCGCGGCGCGCTGGAACTGCTCGAAGCACGCGGCCTGGCACCCACCATCGTGCGCTACCTCGAAACCCCTCCGGACACCGCCACCCTGGCGGCGCTGCTTGGCAAGCTGGGGCTCTCCCCGCGCCAGCTGCTGCGCACCGGTGAAGACGAATACAAAGACCTGAACCTGGCCGACCCGGCCCTGACCGACGCGCAACTGATCGAAGCCATGGCCCAACACCCCAAGCTGATCGAACGGCCGATCCTGGTGGCTGGCGATAAAGCCGTGATCGGGCGCCCACCCGAGAAAGTGCTGGAGATTCTGCCGTGAGCCAGCCCTTCATCCTGGTGTTGTATTACAGCCGCCATGGCGCCACCAGCGAGATGGCCCGGCACATTGCCCGTGGCATCGAGATGGCCGGCATGGAAGCACGCCTGCGCACCGTGCCGGCGATTTCCACCGAATGCGAAGCCGTGGCCCCGGATATCCCGGCCAGCGGCGCCCTGTACGCCACCCTTGACGACCTGCGCCATTGTGCCGGCCTGGTGCTGGGCAGCCCGACCCGCTTCGGCAACATGGCCGCGCCGTTGAAATACTTCCTCGACGGCACCAGCAGCCTGTGGCTGGGCGGAGAGCTGGTGGGCAAGCCGGCCGGGGTATTCACCTCCACCGCCAGCCTGCATGGCGGCCAGGAAACCACCCTGCTGTCGATGATGCTGCCGCTGATGCACCACGGCATGCTGGTGATGGGCCTGCCCTACAGCGAATCGGCCTTGCTCGAAACGCGCGGCGGCGGCACACCCTATGGCGCCAGCCACCATGCCGGTGCCGACGGCAAGCGCGAGCTCGACCCGCACGAAATCACCCTGTGCCGTGCACTCGGCCAACGCCTGGCGAGCACCGCCAAGGCCCTGGAGGCCGCGCGTGGCTAAAAAGCCGAAGGTGTTGCCGCCGCTGGAATGGCTGACACCCCGCCTGCGCCTGACGCGGGCGTTGAGCCTGGCGTGCTTTTTTGGCCTGATCGCACTGCTGGTGGCGAACAACCTGTGGTTCGCCAACCTGCACGGGGCGCGGGTCGAAGTGATTCTGGCGATCGAGCTGGTACCGCTGCTGTTGCTGCTGCCGGGCATGCTGACAGGCAGTGCCCGGGCACATGCCTGGACCTGCTTTGTGGTGAATATCTATTTCATCAAGGGGGTGTTGGCGGCGTTCGACCCGGCACGGGCGGTGTTTGGCTGGGTTGAAGTGCTGGTGAGCCTGGGGTTGTTCGTCAGCGGGCTGCTGTTTGTGCGCTGGAAGTTCCAGCATGAGCGGCGCATGGCGGGCGAAGGTAGTTGAATGCGGGGCTGCCTTGCAGCCCTTTCGCGGGGCAAGCCCGCTCCCACAGGTATTGCAAGGCACCTTAGATCGGTGACATACCTGTGGGAGCGGGCTTGCCCCGCGAATGCAACAGCGCCAATCTCAATGGTTGACGGTATGCGCCAGCATCACCGACAACTGGCACAACGGCCGCCCACTCTCGGCATGCCACTGGTTGAACGCCTGCTGCACCAACGCCAGGTCACGCTGACTGGTTGGCTGCTTGTCGATCACTTTCTGCGCAATCAACGCAGCCGCCATGTCGTCGGTCGGGATAAACGTATCCTTGCCGACCATGCGCAAGAACCGCGGCGCCGACAGCCCACCCAACTGGTTGCCATGCTTGGCCAGGTACTTCCACAAGCCGACGATATCGGTCACCGGCCAGTCGGCGATGAACGCGCCGAAACTGCCCTTCTCCTTCGCCACATCCAGCACCATCTGCGCATTGCGCGGCACGCTCTTGAGTTTGCCCAGGTGGCGGATGATGCGCTCGTCCTGCATCAACCGCTCCAGGTGCTCGGCGCCCATCAGCACCACCTTCTCGGGGTCGAAACCGAAGAACACCTGCTCGAACGCCGGCCACTTGGCATCCACCAGGCTGTGCTTGAGCCCGGCGCGGAACACGCGCAAGGCCAGGGTCGACAGGTAGCGATCATCGCTGATGTCGCGCAGTTGCGCAGGCGTGCGCGGCTGCGGCAGAAAGGCCTCAAGGGCCTGCGCCGAGCCGAAGCGGTTCAGGCAGTACTCATGCAGCCACTGGTAATCGCGCATGGGGTCAGATGTTCAGCACGTCGAGGAAACGCGGGGTGGCGTTTTCGTCGATCTTCAGGCTGGTGAAGTCGAACAGATTGCGGTCCGCCAACTGCGACGGCGCCACATTCTGCAGCGCGCGGAAAATGCTCTCGGTACGGCCCGGGTGCTTGCGCTCCCACTCCACCAGCATGTCCTTGACCACCTGGCGCTGCAGGTTCTCCTGCGAGCCGCACAGGTTGCACGGAATGATCGGGAATTCGCGCATGTCCGAATAAGCCTGGATGTCCTTCTCGCTGCAATAGGCCAGCGGGCGAATCACCACGTTACGGCCATCGTCGGCACGCAGCTTGGGCGGCATGCCCTTGAGCGAGCCGTTGAAGAACATGTTGAGGAAGAACGTCTCGACGATATCGTCGCGGTGGTGCCCCAAGGCCATCTTGGTCGCGCCGATTTCGTCGGCGAAGGTGTACAGGGTGCCACGGCGCAGGCGCGAGCACAGCGAGCAGGTGGTCTTGCCCTCGGGCACCAGCTCCTTGACCACCGAGTAGGTGTCTTTCTCGACGATGTGATACTCGACGCCCAGCTCTTTGAGGTAGGCCGGCAGCACGTGCTCGGGGAAGCCGGGCTGCTTCTGGTCCATGTTCACCGCCACGATCTCGAACTGGATCGGTGCCACCTTCTGCAGGTGCAACAGAACGTCGAGCATGGTGTAGCTGTCCTTGCCGCCAGACAGGCAGACCATGACCTTGTCGCCATCCTCGATCATGTTGTAGTCGGTGATGGCTTCGCCGGCGAGACGACGCAGGCGTTTTTGCAGTTTGTTCTGGTTGACCGAGAGGGTGCCCATAGCGCTTGGATCCGCGAGGTGTGACAAAAGCCGGCTATTTTACGCACAAACCGCGCGGCGCTGTAGGCATTCCGATAAAGACTTCAAGGTAATCAACAGTACGCCTGACAGCGCAATTTGCTCTAAAAAGCGCCGTTTGTGCAGGTAACGGCTTCCTATACTGCGACATAAGGCCACATTACCGCTTGCATCAAGGTTCGGGCCTCGGGCCGCTTGCGCTCCATCTGGGGGGCGTTTGGCAACATTGAGAGGAGTGATCGGCATGATTCATCACGTTGTGGGGCTGTTTACCCATCCCGATCAGGAATGGCGGGAAATTCGTGGCGAAGAAGAATCCATCAGCCACATGTACCTGACGCACACCTTGATCCTGGCGGCGATCCCTGCCGTTTCTGCATTTATCGGTACGACCCAGGTCGGCTGGGTGATTGGCGACCGGCCAGCGGTGATGCTGACCATGGAAAGCGCAATCTGGATGAGCATCATGTCTTACCTGGCGATGCTCGCCGGGGTGGCGGTGATGGGCGCGTTCATCCACTGGATGGCACGCACCTACGACGCCAACCCCTCCATGGCGCAATGCATTGCCTTTGCCACCTACACCGCCACCCCGCTGTTCCTCGGCGGCCTGGCGGCGCTTTACCCGCACCTGTGGCTGGGCATGCTGATCGGCACTGCAGCGATCTGCTACACGGTGTACCTGTTGTATGTCGGCTTGCCGACGTTCATGAACATTCCACCCGATGAAGGCTTCCTGTTTTCCAGCTCGGTGCTGGCAGTGGGCCTTGTGGTACTGGTGGCGATCATGGCCGCGACCGTGATCATCTGGGGACTGGGCGTGGGGCCCGTTTACACCAACTAGAACAGTCCAACGAGATCCAACCAACACAGGGGCATCAACCAGAGGCCGCCGCAAGGCGGCCTCTGGCTGTGCGCTGACCGGTGGCTCGGCAAGCCGCCAAGGCTTGCGGCATAATGCCGGGTCAGGAGAATTACCCCGCCATGCCCGAGCTGCTCAGACAACGCGTCGAAACCTGTTACCAGCAAGCCGAAACCTTCTTCAAACGCCCCTTCCCGCGCCCGGAAGTCAGCTTCAAGCTGCGCGGCCAAAAGGCCGGCGTCGCCCACCTGCACGAGAACCTGCTGCGCTTCAACCTGCAGCTGTACCGCGAAAACCAGGAAGACTTCCTGCGCCAGACCGTGGCCCACGAGGTGGCGCACCTGGTGGCTCACCAGCTGTTTGGCGAGCGCATCCAGGCCCATGGCGAGGAATGGCAATTGATCATGCGGGGTGTGTACGAATTGCCACCCAATCGCTGCCACAACTACGAAGTGCAACGGCGGGTGGTGACGCGCTACATCTATCGCTGCCCCTGCCCGCAAAGTGACTTTGCGTTTACCGCGCAGCGGCACAAGCTGGTGCGCCAGGGGCGGCGCTACCTGTGCAGGCGGTGCCGGGCGATTCTGGAATACAGCGGTGAGACGCGCGTTGAATGATCCCAGGCATTAGAAAGGCGACCCAAGGGTCGCCTTTCTCGTAGCAGCCTGCGCCTTATTTCTCGACGAAGGCGCGCTCGATCAGGTAGTCACCCGGCTCGCGCATGCGGGCGGAGACTTTCAGGCCGAAGCTGTCGAGCACTTCGCTGGTCTCGTCCAGCATGCTTGGGCTGCCGCAGATCATCGCGCGGTCGTCCTGCGGGTTGATCGGTGGCAGGCCGATGT
The sequence above is drawn from the Pseudomonas putida genome and encodes:
- the arsC gene encoding arsenate reductase (glutaredoxin) (This arsenate reductase requires both glutathione and glutaredoxin to convert arsenate to arsenite, after which the efflux transporter formed by ArsA and ArsB can extrude the arsenite from the cell, providing resistance.), giving the protein MTDLTLYHNPRCSKSRGALELLEARGLAPTIVRYLETPPDTATLAALLGKLGLSPRQLLRTGEDEYKDLNLADPALTDAQLIEAMAQHPKLIERPILVAGDKAVIGRPPEKVLEILP
- a CDS encoding SprT family zinc-dependent metalloprotease, whose product is MPELLRQRVETCYQQAETFFKRPFPRPEVSFKLRGQKAGVAHLHENLLRFNLQLYRENQEDFLRQTVAHEVAHLVAHQLFGERIQAHGEEWQLIMRGVYELPPNRCHNYEVQRRVVTRYIYRCPCPQSDFAFTAQRHKLVRQGRRYLCRRCRAILEYSGETRVE
- a CDS encoding Yip1 family protein produces the protein MIHHVVGLFTHPDQEWREIRGEEESISHMYLTHTLILAAIPAVSAFIGTTQVGWVIGDRPAVMLTMESAIWMSIMSYLAMLAGVAVMGAFIHWMARTYDANPSMAQCIAFATYTATPLFLGGLAALYPHLWLGMLIGTAAICYTVYLLYVGLPTFMNIPPDEGFLFSSSVLAVGLVVLVAIMAATVIIWGLGVGPVYTN
- the ttcA gene encoding tRNA 2-thiocytidine(32) synthetase TtcA — translated: MGTLSVNQNKLQKRLRRLAGEAITDYNMIEDGDKVMVCLSGGKDSYTMLDVLLHLQKVAPIQFEIVAVNMDQKQPGFPEHVLPAYLKELGVEYHIVEKDTYSVVKELVPEGKTTCSLCSRLRRGTLYTFADEIGATKMALGHHRDDIVETFFLNMFFNGSLKGMPPKLRADDGRNVVIRPLAYCSEKDIQAYSDMREFPIIPCNLCGSQENLQRQVVKDMLVEWERKHPGRTESIFRALQNVAPSQLADRNLFDFTSLKIDENATPRFLDVLNI
- the wrbA gene encoding NAD(P)H:quinone oxidoreductase gives rise to the protein MSQPFILVLYYSRHGATSEMARHIARGIEMAGMEARLRTVPAISTECEAVAPDIPASGALYATLDDLRHCAGLVLGSPTRFGNMAAPLKYFLDGTSSLWLGGELVGKPAGVFTSTASLHGGQETTLLSMMLPLMHHGMLVMGLPYSESALLETRGGGTPYGASHHAGADGKRELDPHEITLCRALGQRLASTAKALEAARG
- a CDS encoding TlpA disulfide reductase family protein, translated to MARRLAAVLAITASLLLGGCGADYGVDQHGNTVKAEQIEGHWLVLNYWAEWCGPCRTEIPELNAAAKQWAAEGIKVVGVNFDGLQGADLKQASETLGIGFTVLAQDPAERYELPRSEALPVTYIIDDKGKVREQLMGEQTLEGLQAKIKALKGA
- a CDS encoding DUF2069 domain-containing protein, with the protein product MAKKPKVLPPLEWLTPRLRLTRALSLACFFGLIALLVANNLWFANLHGARVEVILAIELVPLLLLLPGMLTGSARAHAWTCFVVNIYFIKGVLAAFDPARAVFGWVEVLVSLGLFVSGLLFVRWKFQHERRMAGEGS
- a CDS encoding DNA-3-methyladenine glycosylase I, whose amino-acid sequence is MRDYQWLHEYCLNRFGSAQALEAFLPQPRTPAQLRDISDDRYLSTLALRVFRAGLKHSLVDAKWPAFEQVFFGFDPEKVVLMGAEHLERLMQDERIIRHLGKLKSVPRNAQMVLDVAKEKGSFGAFIADWPVTDIVGLWKYLAKHGNQLGGLSAPRFLRMVGKDTFIPTDDMAAALIAQKVIDKQPTSQRDLALVQQAFNQWHAESGRPLCQLSVMLAHTVNH